The genomic interval ATCTTCACGCCCTGGAGCCGGTAGACCTCCTGGATGGCGTTGACCAGGTAGGTCTGCACCTCCTTGACGCCCTTGACCGCCAGGATGTCCATGGGGTTGATCGGCCCCTCGGTCAGGCGGTCGCCGGCCAGCACGCGCTCGCCCTCGTAGGTGCGGACGTGCTTGCCGTGCGGGATCAGGTACTCGCGCTCCTCCTCGCCCTCGCCGGCGACGACGATGCGGCGCAGGCCGCGCGTGGTGCCCTTGAACTGGACCGTGCCGTCGATCTCGGTGACCACGGCGCAGTCGCGGGGCCGCCGGGCCTCGAACAGCTCGGCAACGCGGGGCAGGCCGCCCGTGATGTCGCCGGTCTGGGAGACCTCGCGGGGGATCTTGACCAGCTTGTCGCCGATCTTGACCTCCTGCCCATCTTCGGCCAGCAGGAAGGCGCCGGTGGGCAGGATGTACTCCGCGAGCTTCTTGCCGGTCTTCGCCGACACGATGCGGATCGTCGGGTGCAGCGACTTGTCCTGGGGCTCCTTGATGACCGGCTGCTTCATGCGGGTCTTCTCGTCCAGCTCCACGGCCAGCGACTGCCCGTCGATGATGTCCACGTAGGACACGACGCCGACCTTCTCCGACAGGATGAAGTCCGAGTAGGGGTCCCACTCGAAGAGCGCCTCGCCCTGCTTGACCTTCTGGCCGTCCTTGACCAGGACCTTGGCGCCGTAGGGCAGCGTCATGTGGCTGCGCGTCACGCCGGAGTCCAGGACCAGGTTCATCTCGCCCTTGCGGCTGATGGCGATGCGGTCGCCGTCGGCATCGACCACGAGCTCGCAGTTGACGAACACGATCTTGCCGTTGGCCGCCGCGGTCTTGATGTTCTGCTCGGCGATGCGCGAGGCGGTGCCGCCGATGTGGAAGGTCCGCAGCGTGAGCTGCGTGCCGGGCTCGCCGATCGACTGGGCCGCCATGACGCCCACGGGCTCGCCGATGTCGACCAGCTGGTTCTCGGCCAGGTTGTGGCCGTAGCAGAGGGCGCAGACGCCCCGCTTGGCGCGGCAGGTCAGGATCGAGCGGATCTTCAGGTTCTCGACGCCCGCCTCCTCGATGCGCTCGGACATCTCGGCCGAGAGCAGCTCGCCGGCCTCGCAGATGAAGTCGCCCTTCTCGTCGACGATGTCCTCGGCCACGGTGCGGCCCACGATGCGGTCGCGCAGCGGCTCGATCGTCTTCTCGCCCTCCTTCAGGGCCGAGATCTCGATCCCCAGCAGCGTGCCGCAGTCGTGCTCGGCGATGACGATGTC from bacterium carries:
- a CDS encoding DNA-directed RNA polymerase subunit beta' encodes the protein QLGFHHATEAGITIGIDDILIPDAKKEIIAAAQRRVDEIVSQHRKGIITNRERYNKVIDLWTQVSDEVRDRMFDNLKNDDQGFNPVYMMNASGARGSADQIKQLAGMRGLMAKPQKKVTGGFGEIIEQPIISNFREGLSVLEYFISTHGARKGLADTALKTADAGYLTRRLVDVSQDIVIAEHDCGTLLGIEISALKEGEKTIEPLRDRIVGRTVAEDIVDEKGDFICEAGELLSAEMSERIEEAGVENLKIRSILTCRAKRGVCALCYGHNLAENQLVDIGEPVGVMAAQSIGEPGTQLTLRTFHIGGTASRIAEQNIKTAAANGKIVFVNCELVVDADGDRIAISRKGEMNLVLDSGVTRSHMTLPYGAKVLVKDGQKVKQGEALFEWDPYSDFILSEKVGVVSYVDIIDGQSLAVELDEKTRMKQPVIKEPQDKSLHPTIRIVSAKTGKKLAEYILPTGAFLLAEDGQEVKIGDKLVKIPREVSQTGDITGGLPRVAELFEARRPRDCAVVTEIDGTVQFKGTTRGLRRIVVAGEGEEEREYLIPHGKHVRTYEGERVLAGDRLTEGPINPMDILAVKGVKEVQTYLVNAIQEVYRLQGVKINDKHIEVVVSRMLQKVVILAPGDTDYLEGEQVLRQEVEDANEDLVRRNLLLRERGEPLLEPATSEPLLLGITKASLSTDSFISAASFQETTRVLTDAATKSKRDELRSLKENVIMGHLISAGTGQLKYKSLAVEDPEFEGEDRRIQDAHHALELAAQQPIEEFDEPDDDTEAVDLLLD